A DNA window from Niabella yanshanensis contains the following coding sequences:
- the xylA gene encoding xylose isomerase, producing MSVLLGDQEYFKSIPQIQYEGPESDNPLAFRWYDANRVVAGKTLKEHFRFACAYWHSFCNDGNDPFGPGTHVFGWNSKADAVARAKDKMDAAFEFITKMNLPFYCFHDIDLVDYGTDVNENDKRLQAVVDYAKQKQADSGVKLLWGTANVFSNPRYMNGASTNPDFQVLSHAAAQVKAAIDATIELGGDGYVFWGGREGYMTLLNTDMKREKEHFARFLHTAKDYARKNGFKGTFLIEPKPMEPTKHQYDYDCETVIGFLRQWDLLGDFKINIEVNHATLAGHTFQHELQVSADAGVLGSLDANRGDYQNGWDTDQFPNNLNELTEAMLIFLEAGGLQGGGINFDAKIRRASTDPADLFYAHIGGMDTFARALITADKILSNSDYRKLKQERYASFDGGKGKAFEQGQLTLEDLRAYAIETGEPAVTSGKQEYLENIINRFI from the coding sequence ATGAGCGTATTATTAGGCGATCAGGAGTACTTTAAAAGTATTCCCCAGATACAATATGAGGGTCCGGAAAGTGATAACCCATTAGCTTTTCGCTGGTATGATGCCAACAGGGTAGTGGCGGGAAAAACATTAAAAGAGCATTTTCGTTTTGCCTGTGCCTACTGGCATTCGTTCTGCAATGATGGTAACGATCCTTTTGGCCCGGGAACCCATGTGTTTGGATGGAACAGCAAAGCTGATGCGGTAGCAAGAGCCAAAGACAAGATGGATGCTGCTTTTGAGTTTATCACTAAAATGAACCTGCCGTTTTATTGTTTTCATGATATAGACCTGGTGGATTATGGAACGGATGTAAACGAGAATGATAAAAGATTACAGGCAGTAGTAGATTATGCCAAACAGAAGCAGGCCGATAGTGGTGTAAAATTATTATGGGGTACTGCCAACGTATTCTCTAATCCGCGTTATATGAACGGGGCTTCTACCAATCCTGATTTTCAGGTTTTGTCGCATGCAGCTGCCCAGGTAAAAGCGGCTATTGACGCCACTATAGAACTGGGTGGGGACGGTTATGTTTTCTGGGGTGGAAGAGAAGGCTATATGACCTTGCTCAATACCGATATGAAAAGGGAGAAGGAGCATTTTGCGCGTTTCCTGCATACAGCCAAAGATTATGCACGTAAAAATGGTTTTAAAGGAACTTTCCTGATCGAGCCGAAACCCATGGAGCCTACCAAGCACCAGTACGATTATGATTGCGAAACCGTAATCGGCTTCTTGCGCCAGTGGGACTTATTAGGCGATTTTAAGATCAATATAGAAGTAAATCATGCCACCCTTGCAGGACATACCTTCCAGCACGAACTGCAGGTGTCAGCTGATGCAGGTGTATTGGGATCTTTGGATGCCAACCGGGGGGATTACCAGAATGGCTGGGATACCGATCAGTTTCCCAACAATTTAAATGAATTAACGGAAGCGATGTTGATCTTCCTGGAAGCAGGCGGTTTGCAGGGTGGCGGAATTAATTTTGATGCGAAGATCCGTCGCGCGTCAACGGATCCTGCCGATTTGTTCTATGCGCATATTGGCGGTATGGATACATTTGCCAGGGCCTTGATCACGGCCGATAAGATCCTGTCCAATTCTGATTACCGTAAATTAAAGCAGGAGCGTTATGCTTCCTTTGATGGGGGTAAAGGAAAGGCTTTCGAGCAGGGTCAATTAACATTAGAAGATCTTCGTGCTTACGCTATTGAAACGGGTGAGCCTGCTGTAACAAGTGGCAAACAGGAGTACCTAGAGAATATTATTAACCGGTTTATATAG